The Vanrija pseudolonga chromosome 1, complete sequence genomic sequence CCTCAGGACCACAAGCTCTACGTCCGTCTTGACAACAAGTTCATCGACGAGGCTGAGCCTGCCCTCACCAAGGGTCTCCCCGTCGAGATTGACTGCGACGTCGTCAACACCGACCGTGCTCTCGGCACTACGCTCTCGTACCGCGTGTCCAAGCAGTACGGTGAGGCTGGTCTTCCCCGCGACTCTATTCGCATCAACATGAAGGGCTCGGCTGGTCAGTCGCTCGGTGCCTTCCTTGCTCCTGGTATCACCATTGAGCTTGAGGGTGACGCCAACGACTACGTCGGCAAGGGTCTCTCGGGTGGCCGCCTCATTGTCTACCCTCCCAAGAAGGCTCCcttcaaggccgaggagaacaTCATCATCGGCAACGTCTGCTTCTTCGGTGCCACCTCGGGCCAGGCCTTCATCCGCGGTATTGCCGCTGAGCGTTTCGCCGTCCGTAACTCGGGCGCCACGCTCGTTGTCGAGGGCACTGGTGACCACGGTTGCGAGTACATGACCGgtggccgcgtcgtcgtcctcggtctcACCGGCCGCAACTTCGCTGCCGGTATGTCGGGTGGTATCGCCTACGTCCTCGACATGGCCCACTCGTTTGCTCCCAAGGTCAACATGGGCACCATCGAGCttggcaaggtcgtcgaccccAAGGAGATTGCCGAGCTCCGCTCGCTCATCGAGGAGCACCGCCACTACACTGGctccgaggtcgccgacaaGGTCCTCCGCAACTTCCATCACTTCCTCCCCATGTTCGTCCGCGTCATGCCTCTCGACTAcaagcgcgtgctcgaggagcaggccgtcgctgctgccgaggagaagaagaagcagagCGTCATCGACCTCATCCCCTCGCAGACTGCTTCgcaggtcgaccttgtcgccacTGGCTTCGACCCCGTCCTCCCTGCGGTCAACGGTCTCACCATCTCGACTCCCCGCCCTGCGTCTACTCCCGCCCCTGGCTCGCCCAAGCACGAGCCCGCCCTCCTTGACATGGAGGACGccatggtcgacgaggagcaggccaaggcgaaGTCGGTCAAGTTTGACAAGACTCGTGGCTTCATGAAGTACAAGCGTCTCAATGAGGCCTACCGCCCGCCCCGCAAGCGTGTCAAGGACTGGAAGGAGATCTCGAACCGTCtctcgcgcgtcgagctcaagcagCAGACTGCCCGCTGCATGGACTGCGGTGTGCCCTTCTGCCAGAGCGACACTGGTTGCCCGATCGCCAACGTCATCCCCAAGTTCAACTCGCTTGTCTACTCTGGCAAGTGGAAGGACGCCTGGTACCGCCTGCGTCTCACCAACCCCTTCCCCGAGTTCACCGGCCGTGTCTGCCCTGCTCCTTGCGAGTCAGCCTGTGTTCTTGGCATCAACGAGCAGCCTGTCGGCATCAAGAgtgtcgaggcggccatcgTCGACCGCGCTTGGGAGGAGGGCTGGATCGTTCCCGAGATCCCTCAGGTCCGGACCGGCAAGCGCGTTGCCATTATCGGTTCGGGCCCTGCCGGTCTCTCGGCTGCCGACCAGCTCAACCGCGCGGGGCACACCGTCACGGTCTACGAGCGTGCCGACCGCCCCGGTGGTCTCCTCGAGTACGGTATCCCCAACATgaagctcgacaaggccatTGTCAAGCGCCGTATCGACCTCATGATCGCTGAGGGCGTCAAGGTTATCTGcaacgccgaggtcggtgttacccacgacgccgcccagATCAGGGAGGACAACGACGCCCTGATCATCGCCACTGGCGCCACCTGGCCCCGCGACCTCAAGATTGCCGGCCGCGAGGCTGACGGTGTCCACTTTGCCATGGACTACCTCAAGCCCAACACCAAGTCGCTCCTCGACTCCAACTTTGGTGACGGCAAGTACAtcaacgccgagggcaaggacgtcATTGTcattggtggtggtgacacTGGTAACGACTGTATCGGTTCCGCCATGCGCCAGGGTGCCAAGTCGGTCGTCAACTTCGAGCTCCTGCCCGAGCCTCCTATCCAGCGTGCCGCCAACAACCCCTGGCCCCAGTTCGCCCGtgtcaagaaggccgactATGGACACCAGGAGGTCACTGCCTACACCCAGAAGGACCCTCGCGAGTACTGCATCTCGACCAAGCGCTTCGTTGTCGAGAacggcaagctcaagggTCTCGACTCGATCCGCGTCGAGTGGACCAACGTCAACGGCCAGTGGAAGATGGAGGAGGTCAAGGGCTCGGAGAAGTTCtaccccgccgagctcgtcttcctctcGCTTGGCTTCCTTGGCCCTTCGCTCTCGGACGGCatcaaggcgctcggcgtcgagcaggacCCGCGCACCAACATCAAGACGACTGGCTACACCACCAACGTCCCCGGCATCTTCGCTGCCGGTGACTGTCGTCGTGGCCAgtcgctcgtcgtctgggGTATCCGTGAGGGccgccaggccgccgaggaggtcgaccgCTACCTCATGGGCGACACCCGTCTCGCCCACCAGGGTGGTATCCCCGCTCGTTCGTGGATCCCTCCCCACATCTCGACCAACGGCCACGCCGCGTCGGTCCTCAGCGCTACTACCAGCGAGGCCGGCAGCGTTGGCGTCGACTCGGAGGTTGCGGTCCCGGTTGCTGTGGCTGCGTAAgcacgctcgctgctgcctgccaccGCCGCAACACCCTAGCACGGGTATGCGCACTCGCGCGCATGCCCCCTTTTTAAGATTAAAATCATTGGGCGAAACGATAGACTGATCAGGAGGGGACGGATGGACGGAAACAACCGCGCTTGCCCCGCGCTATCTTAGAACCCTTGGAGGCTCATCGTGCTCCGAGGCAGACTTGTCGTTGTACTCAAAGTATGCAGATTCGTTGTTTGGGAAATGGTGCAGCAGCTTGGGTTACAATTGTACATGAGGGTGCGTAGCACGGCTggggctcgagctcgctcaTATCCGGCGGTACACGCACGACTCGAGACGTGACAGGTAGTCGATGTATTGTTCTGGATCAATGTCAGCGCACTGACGGCAACGGCCGTGCCACTTACGCAGGTGTCCTAACGACAAGGAATCTCCGCCGTGATCGGTGAGCAGAGTCGATGCAACAAAGCGAATCATGCTGATGGCTGGGCATGTATTGACCGCTGTGCGTGTCAGTGGCGTGGCAGTGCCAACCACACTCACCGACCAGCTCCAGAGGCAACGCCTGGAGCACGCTCAACAATGTGCCAACGATCAGATCGCGGCTTGCCAGAAACGCGCGCTCGTTTTCGTGCAACTTGTGCACGGCGAGGATGTCGCTGCGggggacgacggcgttgggaggtggcgcggcgctccaGCGCAGGTCGACCAGTTCGCGGCGGTACTGGACAGCAACTAGGCGGATTGCCTGCTGCGTCACCCAGATATTGCTCTGCTGAACCACGATACCCTGTTTGCTGGTGGCTACGGGCGTGTCGGGGCTGAGGGGGTGAGCGCGGCCCTGCAGCCCAAGCGCCACTTACGTCCTaaccgccgcggcgtcgggcttgagggcgaggaaggcgggcacgtcgaccagcaggtcgtcgagctcctcgatgatctcgtccagctcgacgaTACGCTGGAGGATGGTCCCAGGCTCGGGCGGGATAGCCTGGTCGCGTTCTCTCCGGCTGTAGATCTTGCCCGCCACACGCCACTGCGCGGCGGAGTAGAAGAAGCCCCACAGCGGGGAGGGTGAGCGCGCCTCGGctttgtcgtcggcgctgagcGGCACCTCGAGCCCCGCGGTGGCGAGCTCTAGCGCCTCGTCATCAAGCGTCGAGGGCAGCGCTACGCCCGCGCAGGTCTCCTCGTTGAGCACCGGCCGCGCGCCCTcgcacgtcgcgccggcccgGTCGGCACAGTACACGAGCCACCAGATACGGCGGGacatctcgcgctcgagcggcggcagcgcggcatATGTCTGGCAGCTTGTCAGCGTGTTGTGGCACTGGCGCGCGCCCACGCACGCTCTCCCGGTCCAGGTTGCGCTGCACGGCCAGGAAGATCATCGAGCCGATGAGCTCGCGGCACAGCGCCGTGTGGCCGTTACCTTGGGCGACGTTTCTGGGGTCAGTGGGTGGCTGGTCGGGGATGGCTGGctcacgccgcgctgcagccGTGTCAGCGAGGTCTCCAGCTGGCAAACATACCAAGCAATAATGTATACTGTGGCAGCATCAGCATCAgcgctgcctcgccgcccgccactcgccactcacACCGGTCGACAGAGTACTCGTCATACTCGCGTTTCAAAAACCCCATCATATGCTCGAACGAAACCATGACGAGGCGcttcgcctcgtcggcgctcacAGGCAAAAGCCGCGCAGGCAGCATGAGCGCGTTCGTGGCCATGCCGTACACGAGCGCGACCCACTCGTCCTGccctgcctgctgctcgcggcgccgcgcaaAGTCGCGCTCAAAGCTCGGCCGGTGCGGGTACGGCGCCAGCCAGAACTTGTACTCGAAGTAGAGCTGCACCAGGCGGGTGAGGAGCGCGTGCGGGAGGGGCGCGAAGGGGTCGATGCGGGTCGGTGAtacggcgccggtggcggcggcggcgggcacgccgtTGGACACTGGGAGTACTGCcaccgcctgctgctgctgatcTAACGCCCCCGGGATCTTGTTCTTGTATCTGGTGTCACCTTGtcagcgcgccggcagcccgccatccacacccacccaggcgCCGGTCCAGGCCGCTGGCGCACATGCTTGAACGTGCCTCGTGGTCAGTGCTTCCTTTACCGCTCGCCGCGACGCACAGTCGACttccgcgcgcgcacacggcTCGCACACCATGCTCCCGGGTATGCGCCCGCAGGCGATCCTGGCGCGTCAGTCAGTGATAGTGGTGGCGGATTGGCAGCCACAGCCGCGGCTCGTACCTTCTCCCGCGGCACGCTTCAGCGCCGTCAGCCAGCATCCCCCTACGCCCTATCCTTCACGCACCGTCACACGCGGCTGTACGTCAGCTTGCCTTGCCCTCTGAAACAACCTACTCGTCGTCTTGGATTGCCGCATGCGCATTATGGTCAGAGGTGGAAGTCAAGACAAGAAAGACGCGGGGTATGATCGGCGCATCTGCCACTACCCCCTTCACTGGGGCATCTGCGGCCTAGTCGGTCGTACACGACCCGCCGGGTTCTTCGCTGCATACTCTAGACCAACGTGGGCATGTGCACAAAGCCGCTCCGGAGTTACGTCCCAGCGTGTGGGGCGTGTGGGGCATGTGGATCGAGTAGTAGCTCCACTCGCGGGGCAGTTATCCCGCGTCGACAACATGCGACGTGTGGAACATCTTCGGACAATTTGCATACTGCCACTGTAGACAGGACCACTTGCCTTTCAGGCACACCGTACCGCGTTGTATCTGATTAGGACGCGACTGGAAGCGGAATAATAGACGagccggcgggcgacgacaggCCCAATATTCCGTGTCTCAGAATACTAATCAGTGGCGGTCCCCATGAGCCACGGCTGCCGCCTCCGCAACGTCCTGCGCGGCCGTCTTGGTCGTGTTGAACCGCCACGCTGGAATGCGCCGCTCGTACAGCTCGTCGAGTTCGGCGTAGGTCCGGTCCTTGGTCTCCGGCACCGTGAACCACACGAGGATGGTGAAGAGGAACGAGAGGGGGCCGAAGAAGAAGCCTGGGAGTGGTGTGTAAGCAAAACGTTCATGATGGAGCAAGCTAGTGCTGCGATCGTGTGGCATCCGCCGCACCGGACTCACCAGTCTTAGCACCCCAGCCGGCGTACTGCTCGCTCAGCATGAGAGGGACGCAGTAGGCGAAGATGACGCCGTTGCACGACTGCATGATGGCTGCGATGCCGGCCGTCTGGGTGCGCAGGACCGGGGTGCTGTTCTCCACGAGACTGAGCCACCCGATCGGGCCGCACGAGAGCGCGTACGCGAGCACCCAGATTGCCATCATGGCGAGCATGGCGGCGCCCGTCTTGGTGTTGATGCCGAGCACTGCCATGCCACCGACGATGAGGTTGGTGACGCACATGACGATGCCGCCcatgaggaggagggggcggcggccggcctTGTCGACAAAGTAGAAGGAGAGGAAGACGCCGAAGAGAAGCACACAGTTCACAATCACGTTGCCCAAGAACGCGTCGTTCATGCCCACCGTCTGGAGGAAGTATGCCGTGTTGAACATGAGTGGGCCGCCGACAAAGTTCTGGGGCAGGGTTAGTAACCCACGCTGGGCTGGCATTCCTCACCTGCATCGAGAAGGGGATCGTTGAGATGAGGGTACGGCGCAGGTTGGTGCCCTTGAAGCAGGCGAGGTACGAGTAGTTGCTCGACTTTGCTACGAgcgcctcgctctcctcgacgccctgGCGGAAGACGGCGTactcgtgctcctcgtcgaacCAGTCGTGCTTACCGTtcaggcggcggagcgacGCCATCGCCTGCTCGTGCTTGCCGTTACGGCAGTA encodes the following:
- the fmqE_4 gene encoding MFS transporter fmqE encodes the protein MSTTKLENDAKLDPIDTKGESEHVQHADLIVSEYDGLTRGQAIRKFPRRFIIGLLMSTAAMYLGYTLTLPGAITANRGFINHFGTKHNAKGEIELDASHVGAWNGVRALVVHTRRRALTPQVNLGSQILLQGISPYTAKRFGLKFNLYALTGFIIIVSAILRFSLAVAADPTQAIVLEIVAKTWEVYLVAKIFCGFSAGFIGTSVTAYMSETTTKQFRGIHLSCFSFAFALGGFLSAIALQILESTHPLAYRNAFYSEFAIVGVWIPVMILLPESPVWYCRNGKHEQAMASLRRLNGKHDWFDEEHEYAVFRQGVEESEALVAKSSNYSYLACFKGTNLRRTLISTIPFSMQNFVGGPLMFNTAYFLQTVGMNDAFLGNVIVNCVLLFGVFLSFYFVDKAGRRPLLLMGGIVMCVTNLIVGGMAVLGINTKTGAAMLAMMAIWVLAYALSCGPIGWLSLVENSTPVLRTQTAGIAAIMQSCNGVIFAYCVPLMLSEQYAGWGAKTGFFFGPLSFLFTILVWFTVPETKDRTYAELDELYERRIPAWRFNTTKTAAQDVAEAAAVAHGDRH